The stretch of DNA TCCTTCAGCTTCTGCGAGCTCGACGTGACGACCGCACGCAATCGAGGCGAACTGGATTCTGACACGTTCGACGTGGTACACGGAAACCGATCAATACGTGGAGGAAGAAGGCATGGCACAGGTGCTGGTCAATGCGGAGTTCGAGTTCCCCGGGGCCCAGGTCTGGGAGTTACTGCGCGACTTCGGCAATCTGTCCTGGATTCCTGGCAACGAAAACTTCCAGGTGAACATCGAAGGCGATGGCCCCGGCATGGTGCGCCAGATCGTCATGGGTGATGCGCCCGGAGTTCGAGAGGAACTCTACGAGCGCGACGATGACGAGCGTCGCATCACCTACGGAGTGACCGACAACAATCCTCTCCCGTGCACAAACTATCGCGCGACCATGATTATTTCGGACGATGGTCCCAAGAAGGCGAAGCTTGCCTGGTCCAGCACCTTCGATCCCCGCGATTGCAGCGAAGCGGAGGCCGTGGCTGCAGTCGAAGGCTTCTACGCCATGCTGCTCGAATCCATTCGCGCAACCCTGGGGCGGATGTGATCTAGTGTCCTGTTTCAGAAG from bacterium encodes:
- a CDS encoding SRPBCC family protein; its protein translation is MAQVLVNAEFEFPGAQVWELLRDFGNLSWIPGNENFQVNIEGDGPGMVRQIVMGDAPGVREELYERDDDERRITYGVTDNNPLPCTNYRATMIISDDGPKKAKLAWSSTFDPRDCSEAEAVAAVEGFYAMLLESIRATLGRM